The stretch of DNA CCGGACGGAATCTTCGATAAGACGGAGATTATAGTCAAGGGAAATCCTCAACACTTCATCGACATGGAGATTCCAGCTTTTTCCGAAAATGGTCACGATTTCAGTACCGGCATCAAGAAGTGTCCGAAGAATCGGGTCATTGTCCGGCCGGCTGGAAGCACGGTGTGTCGATCCGAAAGCGGTTACTTTCGCATTCCTGAGACCGCAAGACCGTATCTGCCGGAAAAATTCGAGATCTTTGGGACTCGTTGGATTCGGCCATCCGCCCTCGATATACGGTATCCCGACCGAGTCGAGTTTTCCGGCGATCAGGAGCTTGTCCTCAAGGCTGAAACTGATCGCTTCGGCCTGTGAACCGTCCCGCAGCGTCGAGTCAAATATCTCCACTTTTTTCGGAGCAAACGGAAACACGGAAAATCCGGGATTACCGGCTTTTATCACATTTTTTTTCAACGATATTCCCTCTATGCAAGCCTGTCAATGGCTTCGACGACGGCATCGCCGACCTGAGATGTCGTCAAACCCATTTTTCCGGCAGCCATGCTTTTCATTTTCGTCGCAATAACCTCTATACATGCCTGTTCGAGCAGATCGGCGGCTTTCTGTTCACCGAGCTGATCGAACATCATCTGGACGCTGAAAATTGCCGCCATCGGATTGATTTTTCCCGTGCCCGTATATTTCGGGGCGCTCCCGCCGATCGGCTCGTACATCGAGACACCCTCGGGATTGAGATTGCCGCCGGCGGCGATTCCCATTCCGCCCTGGATGACCGCGCCGAGATCGGTGATGATATCGCCGAACATGTTATCCGTGACAATCACATCAAACCATTCCGGATTCTTGACCATCCACATGCAGGTCGCGTCCACATGGGCATACTCACGGGTAATATCGGGATAATTCGCCGCTCCGACCTCATGGAATGTCCGCTCCCATAAGTCCCATGCAAAGGTGAGCACATTCGTCTTTCCGCACAACGTAAGCGTCTTTTTCTTATCACGTTTTCGTGCAAGCTCAAAAGCAAACCTGATGCAGCGCTCCACACCCTTGCGGGTATTGACCGATTCCTGCACCGCAACCTCATCAGGCGTTCCCTTCTTCATGAATCCACCGGTGCCGACATAAAGACCCTCGGTATTCTCGCGAACAACCACGAAATCGATATCCTCGGGGCCCTTCCCCGCGAGGGGTGTCTCAACACCCTTATAGAGCTTGACGGGACGCAAATTGATATACTGGTCGAGCGCAAACCGTAGCGAGAGAAGAATACCCTTTTCGAGGATACCGGGCCTGACCTTCGGATGACCGATCGCACCGAGCAGGATAGCATCGAATTTCTTCAGTGTTTCAGCCGCATTATCCGGTAAAATTTCGCCGGTTTCGAGATAGTGCTCTCCACCCCAGCCGAAATCCGTCGTTTCGTAGGTAAAACCGACTTTATCAGCGACAGCTTTGAGGCATTTCAACCCTTCAGCCACTACTTCCGGCCCGGTGCCGTCACCGCCGATAACCGCAATTTTTTTCACTCACATCCTCCATGGAAAAACATTGTGGTGATTTACGAAGTACGATTTGAAAGGGTACAAAAGAAGTCTGAACCATAAATCTAAAATCGTAAATCCAAAATCACACATATGATTGTAATTTTTAAATGCATCTCAGTATTTATTCGCTATCACATGCAAAAAATCACCCATACATCAGACTGACCGGGCAGATAAAATCCTCAATCCGGACAGTCTTAATATATAATAAATACGTACAGCGCGTTTGTACTTATTTTTTTATCGACTGAAGCAGTCCGCCGGCATCAGCGATTCCGAAGGCGAAATCGGGCAGTGGAATGAACCGAAGGCTCTCGCCGGTGGTAAGGTTTTTCAGAATACCCTCGCGGAGATGTATATCGAGCTCATCGCCGTCTGAAACACTCTCCGTTATCCCCCTGCACTCGACGACCGGGAAACCGTTGTTTATCGCATTACGGTAAAAAATCCGTGCAAAACTGTCAGCGATCACGCACGATACTCCAGCTCCCCGTATCGCCCAGATGGCGTGCTCTCTCGACGACCCGCACCCGAAATCGTGCCCGGCGACAATAACATCTCCCCTCTTCACCTTTTTCACAAATGCCTGATCGATGTCTTCCATAGCGTGGAGGGCAAGTTCGCTCTCGCTGTCGGTCACCAGATACCGCGCCGGGATAATCTCATCGGTGTTTATGTGGTCACGCTTATAGACGTGTGCATTTCCTTTCATCGCTTTATCTCCTTATGTATAACCGGCAACCAGCAAACGCGCGCGCATCCTTACGGAGGAAACAGTCCTGAAGCTGACCGCCGGATCACAAAATTCACTTATAAAAATTCCCTCGGATCGGTTATTCGCCCCGCAATGGCAGTCGCCGCGGCTGTGGCGGGACTCCCGAGATACACCTCACTCCGGGGAGAACCCATACGTCCTACAAAATTCCTGTTTGTCGTCGAAAGGCATTTTTCGCCATCGGCAAGAATACCCATGTATCCTCCGAGACATGCGCCGCATGTCGGCGCGGAAACCACGCAGTGAGCCGAGGAGAAAATATCGAACAGCCCCTCTTTCATGGCCTGACGCCATATTTTGGTCGACGCGGGAACCACAATACACCGGAGGCTGTCGGAAATTTTCCTGCCCTTGAGAATACCTGCGGCGATGCGGAGGTCCTCGATGCGGCCGTTGGTGCACGATCCGATATAGACCTGGTCGACAGCGACATCACCAGCGTCCTTTGCGGGACGACCGTTCGACGGCAGGTGAGGAAACGCCACCATGGGTTCAAGACCCGAACAGTCGATCTCGATGGTTTCTGCATACCGGGCATCGGGGTCCGAGGTGTAAACGGTGAATTTCTCACCGGTCCGCTCGCGGACATACTCGATGGTCTTGCTGTCGGGATTGATGATTCCACTCTTAGCGCCAGCCTCGATCACCATGTTG from bacterium encodes:
- a CDS encoding citramalate synthase, giving the protein MKKNVIKAGNPGFSVFPFAPKKVEIFDSTLRDGSQAEAISFSLEDKLLIAGKLDSVGIPYIEGGWPNPTSPKDLEFFRQIRSCGLRNAKVTAFGSTHRASSRPDNDPILRTLLDAGTEIVTIFGKSWNLHVDEVLRISLDYNLRLIEDSVRFLVSEGRRVFFDAEHFFDGFRADSEYALKTLHAAENGGAEILVLCDTNGGSLPE
- a CDS encoding 3-isopropylmalate dehydrogenase, encoding MKKIAVIGGDGTGPEVVAEGLKCLKAVADKVGFTYETTDFGWGGEHYLETGEILPDNAAETLKKFDAILLGAIGHPKVRPGILEKGILLSLRFALDQYINLRPVKLYKGVETPLAGKGPEDIDFVVVRENTEGLYVGTGGFMKKGTPDEVAVQESVNTRKGVERCIRFAFELARKRDKKKTLTLCGKTNVLTFAWDLWERTFHEVGAANYPDITREYAHVDATCMWMVKNPEWFDVIVTDNMFGDIITDLGAVIQGGMGIAAGGNLNPEGVSMYEPIGGSAPKYTGTGKINPMAAIFSVQMMFDQLGEQKAADLLEQACIEVIATKMKSMAAGKMGLTTSQVGDAVVEAIDRLA
- a CDS encoding 3-isopropylmalate dehydratase small subunit, which encodes MKGNAHVYKRDHINTDEIIPARYLVTDSESELALHAMEDIDQAFVKKVKRGDVIVAGHDFGCGSSREHAIWAIRGAGVSCVIADSFARIFYRNAINNGFPVVECRGITESVSDGDELDIHLREGILKNLTTGESLRFIPLPDFAFGIADAGGLLQSIKK